Proteins encoded together in one Ipomoea triloba cultivar NCNSP0323 chromosome 4, ASM357664v1 window:
- the LOC116015785 gene encoding uncharacterized protein LOC116015785, whose product MEDERQMEASSASISCITCLPREIVVKILSGLPAKCAVRFRCSCKFFYSYIPEPRFAFTIRFVLQNNNEYPAPSRLYSVSYSEDDESVQKLDARGLVWSSGSSWSCAPDGKMCLLRMGLFGGLFDISTGRRIYLPPNYPAMYFSISNGNIIGNGDFVLTRRPQNSSIGMCPFAVLGFDSISKRYKVFASLVFYNGEGVFLNRQWVLTLEVDESWREIRSTIITRWIDAALHIYGIIYFIPNITEQESSSKIVAMDVAREKVIRFIPFPSGYDDQSRQRAQGWVPWIKLNGRLAFIDIITNILTREREDDDPHPDPAKSKIEIWTLEIRSMEEEDGDQINRGGGVGEADGPSSIEGE is encoded by the coding sequence ATGGAAGATGAAAGACAGATGGAGGCTTCATCAGCTTCAATAAGTTGTATAACTTGTCTTCCGCGAGAGATAGTTGTCAAAATTCTGAGTGGTCTACCTGCAAAATGTGCAGTACGATTCAGGTGCAGTTGTAAATTCTTTTATTCTTACATACCGGAGCCACGCTTCGCGTTCACAATCCGCTTCGTATTACAAAACAATAATGAATATCCCGCACCATCAAGATTATACTCCGTGAGTTACAGTGAAGACGACGAGAGTGTCCAAAAATTAGATGCACGAGGTTTAGTATGGTCGAGCGGTTCGAGTTGGAGTTGTGCCCCCGATGGGAAGATGTGTCTGCTCCGTATGGGATTATTCGGCGGTCTCTTCGACATTAGTACAGGACGACGTATTTATCTGCCGCCCAACTACCCTGCGATGTATTTCAGCATCTCTAATGGTAACATTATTGGTAATGGCGATTTTGTTTTAACACGACGTCCACAGAACAGCAGCATCGGTATGTGCCCTTTTGCCGTTTTGGGGTTTGACTCGATTTCGAAAAGGTACAAGGTTTTCGCGTCATTGGTGTTTTATAATGGCGAGGGGGTGTTTTTGAATCGGCAGTGGGTTTTAACTCTGGAAGTGGATGAGTCATGGAGGGAGATAAGATCCACTATTATCACTCGGTGGATCGATGCTGCCCTCCACATTTATGGGATTATCTATTTCATACCTAACATTACTGAACAAGAATCATCATCAAAGATAGTTGCTATGGATGTTGCGAGGGAGAAGGTTATCAGGTTCATACCGTTTCCATCTGGATATGATGATCAGTCCCGGCAACGGGCCCAAGGGTGGGTGCCATGGATAAAATTGAATGGTCGCCTAGCCTTCATTGACATTATTACTAATATTCTTACAAGAGAAAGAGAAGATGATGACCCTCACCCTGACCCTGCAAAGAGCAAGATAGAGATATGGACGTTGGAGATCAGATCAATGGAGGAGGAGGATGGAGATCAGATCAATAGAGGAGGAGGAGTGGGAGAAGCAGACGGTCCTTCTTCCATTGAAGGAGAGTGA
- the LOC116016870 gene encoding probable acyl-activating enzyme 16, chloroplastic: MAALNIKSVLFLVSNSNDGNHAVQDLMSRRGFIKMSRQLKSRGTRRRKFRVFCESTVIQIRKCSPVLESILLPENGVLPSSEWKTVPDIWKTASEKFGNRIALVDPYHNPPTNLSYKQLEKEIVSFAEGLRVIGLKPDEKIALFADNSCRWLVADQGIMTTGAINVVRGSRSSVEELLQIYKHSESVALAVDNPEMYSRIAETFHSHADVRFVILLWGEKSSITSEVMDGRPIYSYNEILDLGNESHMALLHSQEARHQYTYEPINSDDVATLVYTSGTTGNPKGVMLTHENLLHQILNLWDPVPVVPGDRFLSMLPPWHAYERAAEYFIFSLGCEQVYTTVKNLKEDLKRYQPQYLISVPLVYETLYSGILKQINTSSPARKLIALLFLKISFAYKEAKRIYEGKCLTKDQKQPSYLVSVLDWLWARAIAALLYPLHLLARKLVYSKIHSSIGISKAGISGGGSLSSHVDKFFEAIDIKLQNGYGLTESSPVVACRRPNCNVLGSIGPPIRHTEIKVVDAKTDKVLSPGSKGIVKVKGPQVMKGYYKNPMATKQAIDENGWLNTGDLGWIVPNHSIGRSRNSSGVIVLEGRAKDTIVLSSGENVEPSEIEEAAMGSNLIQQIVVIGQDKRRLGALVVPHKEEVLLAAKNLSMVDSDATEVSKEKTSKLLHEELQKWTTGCMFQIGPILIINEPFTIDNGLLTPTMKVRRDKVTDLYKEQIEDLYK, translated from the exons ATGGCGGCATTGAACATTAAATCGGTACTGTTTCTTGTTTCGAACTCCAATGATGGAAACCATGCCGTTCAGGATCTCATGTCTCGCCGAGGATTCATCAAAATGAGCCGGCAGCTAAAGTCTCGGGGTACGAGACGTCGGAAATTCCGTGTTTTCTGCGAGTCAACG GTAATACAAATCAGGAAGTGCTCACCTGTTTTGGAGAGCATATTGTTGCCAGAGAATGGAGTATTGCCATCTTCAGAATGGAAAACAGTTCCTGATATTTGGAAGACAGCATCAGAGAAGTTTGGCAACCGCATAGCATTAGTGGACCCATACCATAATCCTCCAACAAATCTAAGCTATAAGCAG cttgagaaggaaattgtgaGCTTTGCTGAAGGTCTTAGAGTTATTGGCTTAAAACCAGATGAAAAGATTGCACTTTTTGCGGACAATTCATGCCGATGGCTAGTTGCAGATCAAG GTATAATGACCACTGGAGCAATCAATGTGGTGAGGGGTTCAAGGTCCTCAGTTGAAGAGCTTTTGCAAATATACAAGCATTCTGAAAG TGTTGCACTTGCTGTCGACAATCCTGAAATGTACAGCCGAATTGCAGAAACCTTCCACTCCCATGCAGATGTAAGATTTGTCATCTTACTTTGGGGGGAAAAATCAAGTATCACAAGTGAAGTAATGGATGGACGCCCCATATATAGTTATAACGAGATCTTAGATTTGGGGAATGAGAGTCATATGGCTTTGCTTCACTCACAAGAAGCAA GGCATCAATACACATATGAACCGATCAACTCCGATGATGTGGCTACACTTGTTTATACTAGTGGAACTACTGGCAATCCAAAAGGTGTTATGCTCACGCATGAAAATCTGCTTCACCAG ATTTTGAATCTTTGGGATCCTGTACCTGTTGTGCCCGGGGATAGATTCCTGAGCATGCTTCCTCCTTGGCATGCATATGAACGTGCTGCTGAATATTTCATATTCTCGTTAGGATGCGAGCAAGTATACACTACGGTCAAAAACTTGAAG GAAGATTTAAAACGTTATCAGCCACAGTATCTAATATCAGTTCCTTTGGTATATGAGACATTATACAG TGGAATTCTGAAGCAGATAAATACAAGCAGCCCTGCTCGTAAGCTCATTGCCTTGTTATTTCTAAAGATCAGTTTCGCATACAAGGAGGCCAAAAGGATATATGAG GGGAAATGCTTAACAAAAGATCAGAAACAGCCTTCTTACCTTGTTTCAGTTTTGGACTGGTTATGGGCCAGAGCCATTGCTGCTCTATTGTATCCATTGCATTTGTTGGCAAGGAAATTAGTTTACAGTAAAATTCACTCAAGCATTGGTATTTCTAAG GCTGGAATAAGTGGAGGTGGTAGTCTTTCCTCGCATGTTGACAAGTTCTTTGAG GCAATTGACATAAAATTGCAAAATGGATATGGTTTAACAGAGTCATCTCCTGTTGTTGCTTGTCGGCGTCCAAACTGTAAT GTCCTTGGCTCAATTGGGCCTCCCATTCGGCACACGGAAATAAAAGTAGTAGATGCAAAAACAGATAAGGTCCTCTCCCCTGGTTCAAAAGGCATTGTCAAAGTCAAAGGACCACAGGTGATGAAGGGCTACTACAAG AATCCAATGGCTACAAAGCAAGCTATTGATGAGAATGGATGGCTAAATACTGGTGATCTTGGTTGGATTGTTCCTAATCATTCTATAGGGCGATCTCGCAATTCTTCTGGTGTTATTGTTCTTGAAGGTCGTGCCAAGGATACTATAGTGCTTTCATCAG GTGAAAACGTTGAACCATCTGAGATTGAAGAAGCTGCGATGGGTAGCAATTTGATTCAACAGATTGTTGTCATTGGTCAG GATAAACGACGTCTTGGAGCTCTTGTTGTACCACATAAAGAGGAGGTTCTTTTAGCTGCAAAAAATTTGTCCATGGTTGATTCTGACGCTACAGAAGTTAGCAAGGAGAAAACATCTAAACTATTACACGAAGAACTACAAAAATG GACGACAGGTTGCATGTTTCAAATTGGGCCTATCCTCATCATTAACGAGCCTTTTACG ATTGATAACGGTTTGCTGACTCCAACAATGAAAGTCAGGAGGGACAAAGTAACAGATCTATACAAAGAGCAAATTGAGGATCTATACAAGTGA